Proteins encoded together in one Ipomoea triloba cultivar NCNSP0323 chromosome 4, ASM357664v1 window:
- the LOC116016419 gene encoding casein kinase 1-like protein HD16, producing MPELQSGGRRRRRVSLVGAKGPKPDPERKQLQNPQTPKSQGKEVDLVVRSTYIKTRAAKAKAKVEEEEAAKAKVEAEKAKREEEERKAKEKEEEGAEDEMGDESGGLSANNKGTGEDEGNTPPFPDEVQIGQSPVYKVEKKLGKGGFGQVFLGRRVTGGNERIGAGAAEVALKFEHRNSKGCSYGPPYEWQVYNTLGGSHGVPRVHYKGKQGDYYIMVMDMLGPSLWDVWNSSGQSMSAEMVACIAVESLSILEKMHAKGYVHGDVKPENFLLGQPSTPQEKKLFLVDLGLATKWKDNSRGQHVDYDQRPDTFRGTVRYASVHAHLGRTASRRDDLESLAYTLIFLHRGRLPWQGYQGDNKSFLVCKKKMATSPEMLCCFCPAPLKEFLDLVINMKFDEEPKYSKLISLFSGLLGPDPAIRPLNTDGAQKVIQVGQKRARLNLDDDEDQPRKKVRIGVPATQWISIYNARVPMKQRYHYNVAEARLSQHVEKGHEDGLYISCVASCSNLWAIIMDAGTNFSSQVYELSPSFLHKEWIMEQWEKNYYISSLAGANNGSSLVVMSKGTQYTQQSYKVSDFFPFKWISKKWKEGFHVTSMATAGSKWAVVMSRNSGFSEQVVELDFLYPSEGIHKRWDRGFRITSTAATWDQAALILSVPKRRPGDETQETLRTSQFPSTHVKEKWAKNLYLACVCYGRTVC from the exons ATGCCGGAGTTGCAGAGTGgaggccgccgccgccgccgcgttTCTCTGGTAGGGGCTAAAGGACCGAAGCCGGATCCAGAACGAAAACAGTTGCAGAATCCACAGACACCTAAGAGTCAAGGGAAAGAAGTAGATTTAGTTGTTAGGAGTACTTATATTAAGACGCGAGCAGCCAAGGCTAAAGCCAAAGTCGAGGAGGAAGAGGCAGCCAAAGCAAAAGTTGAGGCCGAGAAGGCAAAGCGGGAAGAAGAGGAGAGAAAGGCTaaagagaaggaagaagaaggggCAGAGGACGAGATGGGGGATGAGAGTGGTGGATTGAGTGCCAATAACAAAGGGACTGGCGAGGACGAGGGAAATACTCCTCCCTTCCCTGATGAG GTGCAAATAGGACAGTCACCGGTCTATAAAGTTGAAAAGAAGCTGGGCAAAGGTGGTTTTGGTCAAGTCTTTTTGGGTCGCCGTGTTACTGGTGGTAACGAACGTATTGGTGCAGGGGCTGCGGAG GTTGCCCTGAAGTTTGAGCACCGAAATAGCAAAGGATGTAGCTATGGGCCTCCATATGAGTGGCAAGTTTACAA CACACTTGGTGGCAGTCATGGTGTGCCAAGAGTACATTATAAAGGCAAACAGGGTGACTACTACATAATG GTTATGGACATGCTGGGTCCTAGCTTATGGGATGTATGGAATTCATCTGGACAATC GATGTCTGCAGAAATGGTGGCCTGTATTGCTGTAGAGTCTTTGTCAATCTTAGAGAAAATGCATGCAAAAGG TTATGTGCATGGAGATGTAAAGCCGGAAAATTTCCTACTTGGTCAGCCATCAACACCCCAAGAGAAGAAGTTATTCCTTGTTGACTTGGGATTAG CAACTAAATGGAAAGATAATTCAAGGGGACAGCATGTTGACTATGATCAACGTCCTGACACATTTAG AGGGACTGTACGGTATGCAAGTGTACATGCTCACCTGGGTAGAACTGCTAGTAGAAGGGATGATCTAGAGTCGTTAGCATATACCCTTATTTTTCTTCATCGAGGCAGGTTGCCATGGCAAGGGTATCAG GGAGACAATAAGTCCTTTCTGGTCTGCAAGAAAAAGATGGCAACCTCTCCTGAGATGCTTTGCTGCTTCTGCCCTGCACCTCTTAAAGAGTTTCTTGATTTAGTGATAAACATGAAATTTGATGAAGAACCGAAGTATTCAAAGTTGATATCTCTATTTTCGGGATTGCTTGGACCTGATCCTGCTATAAGGCCATTAAACACGGATGGTGCTCAGAAG GTTATTCAAGTTGGTCAAAAGAGAGCGAGACTGAATCTTGACGATGATGAAGACCAGCCTAGGAAGAAAGTTCGAATTGGAGTTCCTGCAACCCAGTGGATTTCAATTTACAATGCAAGGGTGCCCATGAAACAGAG GTACCATTATAATGTAGCCGAAGCAAGATTGTCGCAACATGTAGAGAAAGGGCATGAAGATGGATTATATATCAGTTGTGTGGCTTCCTGTTCAAACTTATGGGCAATTATCATGGATGCTGGAACTAACTTCTCAAGCCAAGTTTATGAGCTATCTCCATCATTCTTACACAAG GAATGGATTATGGAACAGTGGGAGAAGAACTATTATATAAGTTCCCTTGCTGGTGCTAATAATGGAAGCTCTCTTGTAGTGATGTCAAAAG GCACTCAGTATACTCAACAGTCATACAAAGTGAGTGACTTCTTTCCATTCAAGTGGATAAGCAAGAAGTGGAAAGAAGGATTTCATGTGACCTCCATGGCAACTGCCGGTAGCAAGTGGGCTGTTGTAATGTCTCGCAATTCAGGTTTTAGTGAGCAG GTAGTAGAGCTTGATTTCCTCTATCCCAGTGAAGGCATCCATAAGAGGTGGGATCGTGGTTTCCGGATTACATCAACAGCTGCTACTTGGGACCAGGCTGCTCTTATCTTGAGTGTGCCTAAACGCAGACCTGGCGATGAGACTCAAGAAACTCTGCGTACATCTCAGTTTCCAAGTACACACGTCAAG GAAAAATGGGCAAAGAATCTGTATCTTGCTTGTGTGTGCTATGGACGAACAGTATGCTGA
- the LOC116016764 gene encoding E3 ubiquitin-protein ligase SINAT2-like produces MAPGGNNYQDIVDSRTAFADYGIAPESSEFKGSPFRKSVSVAVGGKHGAGSNTAVHELLECPVCLNMMYPPIHQCPNGHTLCQKCKSKVHLCPICRHDLGNIRCLALEKIAESLELPCKYQLFGCQDIFPYHSRLRHEQNCKFRPYSCPYAGSDCPVTGDIQFLVSHLKDDHRVDMHDGCTFNHRYVKNNPQDVENATWMLTVFNCFGYQFCLHFEAFSLGISPVYMAFLRFMGDEEDAKKFSYSLEVGGLGRKLTWQGVPRSIRDSHKTVRDSLDGLIIQRSMALFFSGGDRKELKLKVAGRISREQL; encoded by the exons ATGGCTCCAGGAGGCAACAATTACCAGGACATTGTTGATTCCCGGACTGCATTTGCTGATTATGGTATTGCACCCGAAAGTTCCGAATTCAAAGGTTCCCCTTTTCGAAAATCTGTATCTGTGGCTGTTGGTGGGAAGCATGGAGCTGGATCGAATACTGCCGTCCATGAACTACTGGAATGCCCTGTTTGTCTAAATATGATGTACCCGCCAATTCACCAG TGTCCCAATGGCCATACTTTATGCCAGAAGTGCAAGTCAAAGGTGCATCTATGTCCAATATGCCGCCATGATCTTGGAAACATTAGATGTTTGGCGTTGGAGAAAATTGCAGAATCGCTGGAACTGCCTTGTAAATATCAGCTGTTTGGTTGTCAAGATATATTTCCTTATCATAGCAGACTGAGGCATGAGCAGAACTGCAAATTTCGCCCGTATAGTTGCCCTTATGCTGGCTCTGACTGCCCCGTTACTGGTGATATTCAATTCCTCGTCTCACACCTTAAAGATGATCACAGGGTTGACATGCATGATGGATGTACCTTCAACCATCGATATGTCAAAAACAATCCCCAAGATGTTGAAAACGCCACATGGATGTTGACG GTTTTCAACTGCTTTGGTTACCAGTTCTGCCTGCACTTTGAGGCATTCAGCCTGGGAATATCACCGGTGTACATGGCATTCCTCCGCTTCATGGGTGACGAGGAGGATGCGAAGAAGTTCAGCTACAGCCTGGAAGTTGGTGGGTTGGGCAGGAAACTAACATGGCAAGGAGTCCCAAGGAGCATACGCGACAGCCACAAAACCGTACGAGATAGTCTAGACGGACTGATCATTCAGAGAAGCATGGCGCTGTTCTTCTCGGGGGGCGATAGGAAGGAGCTGAAGCTGAAGGTGGCGGGGCGCATAAGTAGAGAGCAGCTGTAA
- the LOC116017813 gene encoding GTP-binding protein BRASSINAZOLE INSENSITIVE PALE GREEN 2, chloroplastic, with the protein MIVRKLSPSKLKKLLSPLCFSAYTSTDPISNCLPNIQTFQPIHIQNPAKTLVPSFSLRTFCALSSPASLLSRDGNYNEATSEALPICPGCGVTMQNSEPKQPGYFINPSTKSPNYKAPIDRNPIADEVDISNSLKSGLLKELVEPENEENVERLTLMPPKKPVVCARCHSLRHYGKVKDPSVENLLPDFDFDHTVGRRLMSVTGARTVVLMVVDASDFDGSFPRIVAKLVSKTIEENSRAWKEGKSGNVPRIVLVVTKIDLLPSSISPTGLEHWVRTRAREGGAIKLTSVHLVSAIRNWGVNNLVNDVVALSGPRGHVWAVGAQNAGKSTLINAIGKCAGRKVTHLTEAPVPGTTLGILRVEGVLPKNAKLFDTPGLLHPHQISTRLTREEQKLVHMSKELKPRTYRIKVGYSVHIGGLMRLDVEELSVDSIYITVWASPLIPLHMGKTENASEMLEEHFGHQLQPPIGGDRVAKLGEWVKKEFRVSGNVWDSSSVDIAASGLGWFAIGLRGEAQLGVWTYDGVDVVVRNALLPYRAHNFEVAGFSVSEIVSRADRTKNKQHSNEKKRRLSDTMATEFAPSSTVAADTAPNST; encoded by the exons ATGATAGTTCGAAAGTTGTCACCATCCAAGCTCAAGAAGCTTTTAAGCCCACTTTGTTTCTCCGCCTATACTTCCACAGACCCCATTTCTAACTGCCTCCCCAATATTCAAACCTTCCAACCCATTCATATCCAAAACCCTGCTAAAACCCTAGTCCCATCATTCTCCCTCAGAACCTTCTGTGCACTGTCTTCTCCAGCTTCACTCCTCAGCCGAGATGGAAATTACAACGAAGCCACTTCAGAAGCCCTCCCTATCTGCCCTGGCTGTGGTGTTACCATGCAAAACTCTGAACCTAAGCAACCTGGTTACTTCATCAATCCATCAACTAAATCCCCCAACTATAAGGCACCCATTGATAGAAATCCTATAGCTGATGAGGTAGATATCTCGAATTCCCTCAAGTCAGGACTCTTAAAAGAGCTGGTAGAaccagaaaatgaagaaaatgttgAAAGGCTGACTTTGATGCCCCCCAAGAAGCCTGTGGTTTGTGCTAGGTGTCATAGTTTGAGACACTATGGGAAGGTGAAAGACCCAAGTGTTGAGAATTTGTTGccagattttgattttgatcacACAGTTGGGAGGAGGTTGATGTCAGTAACTGGGGCAAGAACCGTGGTGTTGATGGTGGTAGATGCATCAGATTTTGATGGGTCATTTCCTAGGATAGTGGCTAAGCTAGTTTCAAAGACAATTGAAGAAAACTCTAGGGCATGGAAGGAAGGGAAATCAGGGAATGTGCCGAGGATTGTGCTGGTGGTGACAAAGATTGATCTTTTACCTAGCTCAATATCACCTACTGGGCTTGAACATTGGGTTAGAACAAGGGCTAGGGAGGGTGGCGCAATCAAGTTGACCAGCGTACATTTGGTGAGTGCAATCAGGAATTGGGGTGTGAATAATTTGGTCAATGATGTGGTAGCGTTGTCTGGGCCAAGAGGGCATGTATGGGCAGTAGGTGCACAGAATGCTGGGAAGAGTACATTGATTAATGCAATTGGGAAATGTGCTGGCAGGAAGGTGACTCATTTGACTGAGGCACCTGTGCCTGGGACTACATTGGGGATACTGAGAGTGGAAGGGGTACTCCCAAAGAATGCCAAATTGTTTGACACTCCAGGCCTTTTGCACCCTCATCAGATCTCAACTAGATTGACTAGGGAGGAGCAAAAGCTAGTTCATATGAGTAAGGAGCTAAAGCCCAGGACATATAGGATCAAG GTAGGATATTCAGTTCACATTGGTGGGCTAATGAGGCTGGATGTAGAAGAATTATCAGTTGATTCTATATACATTACAGTCTGGGCATCTCCTCTGATTCCACTTCATATGGGAAAGACGGAGAATGCAAGCGAAATGTTGGAAGAACATTTCGGCCATCAGTTACAG CCACCAATTGGAGGAGATCGTGTTGCAAAGCTGGGTGAGTGGGTGAAAAAAGAATTCCGTGTCAGTGGCAATGTATGGGATTCGAGCTCTGTAGATATTGCTGCCTCTGGTCTTGGTTGGTTTGCCATTGGACTTAGAGGAGAGGCTCAATTGGGAGTGTGGACATATGATGGAGTTGATGTTGTGGTTCGCAATGCCTTACTTCCTTACAGAGCGCATAACTTTGAAGTTGCAGGTTTTTCAGTATCTGAAATTGTGTCAAGGGCTGATCGTACTAAAAATAAGCAACACTCTAATGAGAAGAAGAGAAGGCTGAGTGACACAATGGCAACAGAATTTGCTCCATCATCAACAGTTGCTGCTGATACAGCTCCAAACTCCACTTAA
- the LOC116015050 gene encoding protein PHOTOSYSTEM I ASSEMBLY 2, chloroplastic, which produces MASQLSFPSPSALRRFYSHSTPSSSKNSNQKSVKCSLDKEGSSSDFSDHSEQPINKKELQMKTSRRVCLTCLCSAVALISPSANPLSELKTIASDGKERAVCRNCGGSGAIICDMCGGTGKWKALNRKRAKDVYEFTECPNCYGRGKLVCPVCLGTGLPNNKGLLRRPDARKLLDKMYNGRILPNS; this is translated from the exons ATGGCGTCTCAACTTTCGTTCCCTTCCCCCTCCGCTCTCCGCCGGTTCTACTCACACTCCACTCCTTCATCTTCAAAGAACT CCAATCAGAAATCAGTGAAATGTAGCTTGGATAAGGAGGGTAGTTCTTCGGATTTTTCAGACCACTCAGAGCAACCCATAAACAAAAAG GAGCTTCAAATGAAAACTTCAAGACGTGTGTGCCTGACTTGCCTCTGTTCAGCTGTAGCTTTGATTAGTCCATCTGCCAACCCTTTATCTGAACTAAAAACAATTGCCTCAGATGGAAAAGAAAGAGCTGTGTGCCGGAATTGTGGTGGTAGTGGTGCAATAATTT gtgATATGTGTGGTGGTACGGGAAAATGGAAGGCTTTAAACAGAAAGAGGGCCAAGGATGTATACGAGTTCACTGAATGCCcaaattgttatg GACGAGGAAAACTTGTATGTCCAGTGTGTTTGGGAACTGGTCTACCAAACAACAAAGGTCTTCTTAGGCGGCCGGACGCACGGAAATTGCTTGACAAAATGTACAATGGCCGCATACTACCAAACTCTTAG
- the LOC116017183 gene encoding histone-lysine N-methyltransferase ASHH3 — protein MPAMKGAVTSGIENIFSKLITEIGDPVDFELPDWLNKWQPVPYTFIKRNIYLTKRIKRRLEDDGIFCSCNSVAGSSDVCGRDCLCSMLMSSCSSGCKCGGSCLNKPFHQRAAKKMKIVKTEKCGSGIVADEDIKQGEFVIEYVGEVIDDKTCEERLWKMKHLGETNFYLCEINRDTVIDATYKGNKSRYINHSCCPNTEMQKWMIDGETRIGIFATCDIKKGEHLTYDYQFVQFGADQDCHCGAVGCRRKLGVKPTKPKISSSDAALHLVACQVAATSPKVRTLLSARQAYPNGARVAGSSCNDSAQRVRSTRNCIGQIIRISRSSDMRSYGIIKQFDSTTRKHLIMFEDGKTEYLDLSREDWQLCNFSV, from the exons ATGCCTGCCATGAAG GGTGCTGTTACTAGTGGTATTGAAAACATATTCAGCAAATTGATAACAGAAATTGGAGATCCTGTTGACTTTGAACTTCCTGACTGGCTAAATAAGTGGCAGCCTGTGCCATACACCTTTATAAAACGCA ATATATATCTCACTAAGAGGATTAAGAGGCGTTTGGAAGATGATGGCATATTTTGTTCCTGCAACTCAGTGGCTGGATCTTCTGATGTGTGCGGTAGGGATTGCCTCTGCAG CATGCTAATGTCTAGCTGCTCATCGGGATGTAAATGTGGAGGTTCATGCCTCAATAAACCTTTCCATCAACGTGCTGCCAAGAAGATGAAAATAGTGAAG ACTGAGAAATGTGGATCAGGAATTGTTGCAGATGAAGATATTAAGCAAGGAGAGTTTGTTATAGAATATGTTGGGGAAG TTATTGATGATAAGACATGTGAAGAGAGACTTTGGAAAATGAAACACCTTGGGGAAACTAATTTTTACTTGTGTGAAATTAATCGGGATACGGTTATTGATGCAACTTATAAGGGAAACAAATCAAGATACATTAATCACAGTTGTTGTCCAAATACCGAGATGCAGAAGTG GATGATTGATGGTGAAACAAGAATAGGCATATTTGCTACGTGTGACATAAAAAAGGGAGAGCATCTGACCTATGATTATCA GTTTGTACAGTTTGGTGCAGATCAGGATTGCCACTGTGGAGCTGTAGGATGTAGACGAAAACTTGGTGTCAAACCAACCAAGCCGAAGATTTCCTCTTCAGATGCTGCATTGCATTTAGTGGCCTGTCAGGTGGCAGCTACTTCTCCCAAAGTGAGAACACTTTTGTCTGCAAGACAG GCATATCCAAATGGCGCTCGTGTTGCAG GTAGTTCATGTAATGATTCTGCTCAAAGAGTAAGGTCTACGCGTAATTGCATCGGTCAAATCATTAGAATAAGTCGCTCTTCTGATATGAG GTCTTACGGAATTATAAAACAGTTTGATAGTACCACAAGAAAACATTTG ATCATGTTTGAAGATGGCAAGACGGAGTATCTTGACTTGTCAAGAGAAGATTGGCAATTATGCAACTTCTCTGTGTAA